Below is a window of Streptomyces qaidamensis DNA.
CCTTGTGCTCGTAGAGGGCGACCAGCTGGCCGAGGACCGACGGGGTCAGCTCGGGCGCGAGGATCGTGGTCGTCGGGTGGTTGCCCTGGAACGTCTTGTGCGGCACCAGCTCCTGCGGGACTCCCTCGGCCCGCACCTCCTCGGGCGTCTTGCCGAAGGCGAGCGCCTGCGTCTGGGCGAAGAAGTTGGCCATCAGCAGGTCGTGCTGGGCCTTCAGTTCGTCGCTCAGCTCGTCGACCGGCCGGGCGAAGCCGATGAAGTCGGCCGGGATGAGCTTCGTGCCCTGGTGGATGAGCTGGTAGTAGGCGTGCTGCCCGTTGGTGCCGGGCGTGCCCCACACGACCGGCCCGGTCTGCCAGTCCACCGGGTTCCCCTCGCGGTCCACCGACTTGCCGTTGGACTCCATGTCGAGCTGCTGGAGGTAGGCGGTGAACTTGGACAGGTAGTGGCTGTACGGCAGCACGGCGTGCGACTGGGCGTCGTGGAAGTTGCCGTACCAGATGCCGAGCAGGCCCAGCAGCAGCGGCGCGTTGGACTCGGCGGGCGCGGTCCGGAAGTGTTCGTCGACGATGCGGAAGCCGTCGAGCATCTCCCGGAAGCGGTCCGGGCCGATCGCGATCATCAGGGCCAGGCCGATCGCGGAGTCGTACGAGTAGCGGCCGCCGACCCAGTCCCAGAACTCGAACATGTTGGCCGTGTCGATGCCGAATTCGGCGACCTTCTCGGCGTTCGTCGACAGCGCCACGAAGTGCCGGGCGACGGCGGCCTCCTCGGCGAGCGCGTCCAGCAGCCAGGAGCGCGCGGACGTGGCGTTGGTGACCGTCTCGATGGTGGTGAAGGTCTTGGACGCGATGACGAACAGCGTCTCCGCCGGGTCCAGGTCCCGTACCGCCTCGTGCAGGTCGGCGCCGTCCACGTTCGATACGAAACGCACCGTCAGCGAGCGGTCGGTGAAGGACCGCAGCACTTCGTAGGCCATCGCCGGGCCGAGGTCGGAGCCGCCGATGCCGATGTTGACGACGTTGCGGATCCGCTTGCCGGTGTGGCCGGTCCACTCGCCGGAGCGCACCCGGTTCGCGAAGTCCGCCATCTTGTCGAGCACGGCGTGCACGTCGGGCACGACGTTCTCGCCGTCGACCTCGATCACCGCGTCCCGCGGGGCGCGCAGCGCGGTGTGCAGCACGGCCCGGTCCTCGGTGGTGTTGATCTTCTCGCCGCGGAACATGGCGTCCCGGAGGCCGAAGACATCGGTGGCGGCGGCCAGTTCGCGCAGCAGCCGCAGGGTGTCGTCGGTGACGAGGTGCTTGGAGTAGTCGATGTACAGGTCTCCCACCCGGAGGCTGTACGCGCCGCCGCGGCCGGGGTCGGCAGCGAACAGTTCGCGCAGCCGGATGTCGCCCAGCTCCTCGCGGTGCTTGGCCAGTGCCGTCCACTCGGGCGTCTGGTTGAGCCTGGTACGGCCGTCTGCGTTCATCTCGGACTTCAGCCTTCTTCCTTGCCTGCCTGTGCTGCTGCGTACCTGCCCCGCTGCCGGTCCAACCTAATTGATCAGCGGTTGCCGTGGCCTGTCGTCGCGCCGTCGTCCGGCGCAACAACAGGTACGTCCGACCGGCGCGCGGGTATCAGCGCGGTGACGGACAGGACGAAGAAGGCGGCCGCGAGCAGCGCCGGGGTGTTCTCCCCCCAGGCGGCGGCGACGGCTCCGCCCAGCAGCGCGCCCAGGGGGGCACCCGCGACCGCGAGCGTCCGGAAGGCGGAGCTCACGCGCCCCAGCAACTCTGCGGGGGTGCGCTGCTGCATCAGCGTCGTGGTGTTGACGTTCCACACCATCCCCATGAACCCGAAGACGGCCAGGGCGGCCACCAGCGCGACCATGCTGCGCACCGAGCCCATGACGACGAGGGCGGCGGTCTGCGCCGTCCCGGCGACGAGCACCAGGCACATCCGTCCGAAGCGGGCGACGAGCCGGCCTCCGGCCGCTCCCCCGGCCAGGCTGCCGACCGTGTAGGCGGTCATCGCCACCGCGTACCCGGCGTTGCCCGCGTCGAGCCAGCCGGTCACCAGGATCACGAGGGTGGCGACGAGGGCGCCCATGCCGATGTTGCACAGGGCGGTGGCGGTGCACAGCCCGCGCAGGGCCCTGTCGCGGGTCAGGACGCGCAGTCCCTCGGCGATCTCCCGTCGCAGTGTGCTCCCCGCCGGCCTCGGCTCACGGTCCGGCGCGGTGGCCGGGAGCGTGGCGATCAGGGCGGCGGCCAGCAGGAAGGTCACCGCGTCCACCGCGAACGGCATGGCCGCCCCGGCCGCCAGCAGCAGCGGCACGACGGGCCCGCCCAGCAGGCCGCCGGCGATGCGCTGGCCGGTCATCAGCCGGGCGTTGGCGCTGCCCAGCCCGTCCCGGTCGACCAGGGCGGGCAGCAGCGCGGTCGCGGCGTTGTCGAAGAGGGTCTGGAGGGTGGTCAGGGCGAAGGCCAGCACGATTAGCAGGGCGATCGAGGCATGGCCGAGGGCGACGGCCACCGCGAAGGCGGCGACCAGCAGCCCGCGTAACGCGTCGACCGTCCACATGGCCCGCCGCCGGTCCACGCGGTCGGCGACGGCCCCGCCGAGCAGGCCGAAGAGGAGCCAGGGCAGATAGCCGCAGGCCGTGACGGAGGCGATGAGCAGCGGATCGTCGGTCAGGGTCACGGCCAGCAGGGGCAACGCGGCCGTCCGCAGCGCGTCGCCGAAGCTGGACAGTACGGCGGCACTCCACAGCCGTCCGAAGCCCCCGCGCCACGCGGCCGGAGCGCTGCTTCCCACCTCGACCGTCGCCACCGCTCCCCCTCATGGTTCGTCCGATGCACAAACCGTAGAGGGCACCACTGACAATCGGCCGGCGGTGATGGCGGGGAGGCAGCTCCGGCCGGGCACCCGCTGGTGCCCGGCCGGTCCCGACTTCTAGATCTCGCCCCGCAGTTTGGCGAGCGCCTCGGCGAGGATGGCCTCGCCGTCGGCGTCGCTGCGCCGCTCACGCACATACGCCAGGTGCGTCTTGTAGGGCTCGGTGCGCGGCGGGGCCGGGGGGTTGTCCCGGTCCTGGCCTGCCGGAAAGCCGCAGCGGGGACAGTCCCAGGTATCGGGCACCTGCGCGTCGCTGGCGAAGCTCGGCTGGGTCTCGTGTCCGTTGGAGCACCAGAAGGAGATGCGCAGCCGCGGCGCGGACTCGCCGCGCTCGGCCTCGCCCATCGGCCCCGCCCCGACCCGGCTTCCCCGGATCGCGTTGCCACTTGCCACGGTCGTAACTCCCTGCGTGATGGTGCCGCGAAGCGAGTCGGCGTTCCGCTTCGCTGCGAGCGCCTCAGTCTACGTAAGGCCCAACGCGCGTCCAGTGATTGGAGTTACAACCCTCACACCTAGACGCAAGCCCCATGATAGGCCGCGCTCTGCTGCGCGTACCGGACATGGGGCCTTACGTGCAAGTTCCGTGCGGACCGCGGCTCGGTCAGTTGTTCACCTTCATGAGGATGCCGAGCACGACGATGCACGCGAACCACAGCAGACCGATCACGACGGTGATCCGGTCGAGGTTGCGCTCGGCGACCGAGGAGCCGCCGACGGAGGACTGCATGCCACCGCCGAACATGTCGGAGAGGCCGCCGCCCTTCCCCTTGTGCATCAGCACCAGCAGCATCAGCAGCAGGCTGAAGACGATCAGGGCGATCGAGAACCCCAAAACCACGGCTGGACCAACTTCCTCGGATTCGGATGACGACGCGGGGCCCAGCACAGCGCTGGACCCCGCAAGGGTACGACGGATCGCCGCTACCGCATACTCACTGGTCGCGGAAGCGCACGATCTTGACGAACTCGTCGGCGTCCAGCGAGGCGCCGCCTACCAGGGCGCCGTCGATGTCCGCCTGAGCCATGATCTCCGCGACGTTGCCCGCCTTGACGGATCCGCCGTACTGGATGCGGACCTTGTCGGCCAGGTCCTGCGAGTACAGCTCGGCGATCTTGCCGCGGATCGCCGCGCAGACCTCCTGGGCGTCCTCGGCGCCGCAGACCTTGCCGGTGCCGATGGCCCAGACGGGCTCGTAGGCGATCACGACGGTCTCGGCCTGCTCGGCGGGGAGGTCCTTCAGACCGCCCTCGACCTGGGCGAGGGTGTGGGAGACGTGGTTGCCCGCCTCGCGGACCTCCAGCTCCTCACCCACGCACAGGATCGGGGTCAGACCGTGCTTGTACGCGGCCTTGACCTTGGCGTTGACCAGCTCGTCGGTCTCGGCGTGGTACTGGCGGCGCTCGCTGTGGCCGATGGCGACGTACGTGCACTTCAGCTTGGCCAGCATGGGGCCGGAGATCTCACCGGTGAAGGCACCGCTGTCGTGCGCCGAGATGTCCTGGGCGCCGTACTTGATCTTGAGCTTGTCGCCGTCGACCAGGGTCTGCACGGAGCGCAGGTCGGTGAAGGGCGGCAGGACGGCGACCTCGACGGCCTCGTAGTCCTTGTCGGCCAGGGCGAAGGCGAGCTTCTGGACGTGCGCGATGGCCTCGAGGTGGTTGAGGTTCATCTTCCAGTTGCCCGCCATCAGCGGCGTGCGCGTGCTCATGTAGGTCAGTCCTCCAGTGCGGCGAGGCCGGGGAGCGTCTTGCCCTCGAGGTATTCGAGGGAGGCGCCGCCACCGGTCGAAATGTGGCCGAATGCGTTCTCGTCGAAGCCCAGGATGCGGACGGCGGCGGCGGAGTCGCCACCACCGACCACCGTGAAGGCCTGGGAGTCGAGGAGGGCCTGGGCGACCGCCTTGGTGCCCTCGGCGAAATCGGGGTGCTCGAAGACGCCCATGGGGCCGTTCCAGAAGACGGTGGCGGCGTCGGCGATCTTCGAGGCGTACAGCTTGCGGGACTCGGGGCCGATGTCCAGGCCCATCTGGCCGGCCGGCATGGCGTCCGCGGCGACCGTGCTGGGCCGGCCCGGGGCCTTGGTCTTGAGATCCGGGAACTCCGGCGCGACCACGACGTCCGTCGGCAGGACCAGTTCGACGCCGTTCTTCTCGGCGCGCTCGATGTACTCCCGGACGACGGGGAGCTGGTCCTCCTGGACCAGGGACGAGCCGATCTCGTGGCCCTTGGCCTTGAGGAAGGTGAAGACCATGCCGCCGCCGATGAGCAGGCGGTCGGCCTTGCCGAGCAGCTGGTCGATGACGGCAAGCTTGTCGGACACCTTGGCGCCGCCCAGGACGACGGCGTAGGGCCGCTTGACGTCGTCGGTCAGCTTCCTCAGGACGCCGACCTCGGTGGCGATGAGGTGGCCGGCGTAGTGCGGCAGCCGGGCCGGGAGGTCGAAGACGGAGGCGTGTTTACGGTGCACCGCGCCGAAGCCGTCGCCGACGTAGAGGTCCGCGAGGGCGGCGAGCTGGTCGGCGAAGGCGCCGCGCTCGGCATCGTCCTTGCTGGTCTCGCCGGCGTTGAAGCGCAGGTTTTCCACGACCGCGACCTGGCCGTCGGCGAGGCCGGCGACGGTGGCGCGGGCGGACTCGTCGACCGTGTCGGTCGCGAAGGCCACGTCCGACCCGAGGAGTTCACCGAGGCGCCCGGCGGCCGGGGCGAGGGAGAAATTCGGGTCCGGGGCGCCCTTGGGGCGGCCGAGGTGGGAGGCGACGACGACCCGGGCGCCCGCGTCGGCGAGGGCCTTGACCGTGGGCAGCACGGCGCGGATGCGGCCGTCGTCGGTGATGCGCGTGCCGTCCAGCGGCACGTTCAGGTCGGCGCGGACGAAGACCCGCTTGCCCGCCACTCCCTCGGAGAGGAGTTCGTCGATCGTCTTCATGAAGGGGACTCCTGAAAGAGCTCGTGATCGGTCGTAAGCGCTCGTGATCGAACAGCTCTGATCTGTACGTGAGTCAGGGCTCGGACGGCGCGTCCTCGCGCCGCCCGAGCCCTGCTCTCACATGGACGTGCCTGCTGGGTTGATCAGAGCTGGTTGCCGACGAAGACCGTAAGGTCCACGAGGCGGTTGGAGTAGCCCCACTCGTTGTCGTACCAGCCGATGACCTTCACGCTCTTGCCTTCCTGGACCATGGTCAGGGAGGAGTCGAAGGTGCAGGACGCCGGGGCGTTCACGATGTCGGAGGAGACGATCGGGTCCTCGGTGTACTCGAGGATGCCCTTGAGCTCGCCCTCCGCGGCCTTCTGGAAGGCGGCGTTGACCTCTTCCTTGGTGACCTCGCGGGACAGCTCCAGGACCAGGTCGGTGACCGAGCCGGTCGGGACCGGGACGCGCATGGCCATGCCGTCCAGCTTGCCCTTGAGCTGCGGCAGGACCAGCGCGGTGGCCTTGGCGGCACCCGTGGTGGTCGGAATGATGTTCTCGGCGGCGGCACGCGCGCGACGCAGGTCCTTGTGCGGGAAGTCCAGGATGCGCTGGTCGTTGGTGTACGCGTGCACCGTCGTCATCAGGCCCTTGACGATGCCGAAGTTCTCGTCCAGGACCTTCGCCATCGGCGCCACACAGTTGGTGGTGCAGGAGGCGTTCGAGATGACGTGGTGGTTCGCCGGGTCGTACGTGTCCTGGTTGACGCCCATCACGATGGTGACGTCCTCGTCCTTGGCCGGAGCCGAGATGAGGACCTTCTTCGCGCCACCGGCGATGTGCTTCTCGGCGTCCGCCTTCTTGGTGAAGATGCCGGTCGACTCGATGACGATGTCGACGCCCAGCTCACCCCACGGGATGTCGGCGGGGTTGCGCTCGGCGAGCACCTTGATGGTCTTGCCGTCGACCGTGATCGTGTCAGCGGTGTGCGTGACCTCCTGCTTGAGACGGCCCAGGATGGTGTCGTACTTCAGCAGGTGGGCGGTGGTGGCGGTGTCACCCAGGTCGTTGACAGCCACGATCTCGATGTCTGCACCCTGCTCCAGCAGCGCGCGGAAGTAGTTGCGACCGATACGACCGAAGCCGTTGATGCCTACGCGGATCGTCACGAACCGATCTCCTCGTTGGTACGCCGGCCATGCGATGCCGGCGAGCTCTGTTTGGGATGTCCCCGACCGCCTACGACCCTACCTCCCTGAAGCGGCGGTGGTGACATCCAGATGCCCCATACACGGCAGGGCGGCCCGTACCCGCCAGTAGGGGTACGGACCGCCCACGGCCGAGAGCGGAATCACTCGATTTCGCTACCGCACGAGTTCCCCGTTGACCAGGGATGTCACCCGTCCAGGGAAGCGAGCGCCTTCCGCATCAGTGCCGTCCGGTCGGCCGCCGCGGTGACGTGCTCCAGTCCGAAGCCGAGCAGCACGGTGTCGTCCGTGGTGACCGCGCCGTACGTCTGGAACAGGGCGCCGGTGCGTGCCCAGTCCTTGAGGACGGCCGGGCTGCCCTGGGGCGGTCCGGTGACCTTCCAGGCGCCGAGCGAGGTCTCGAAGCCCTCGGTCTCCTTCGCGGTGCCGCCGACGACGAGCGAGGCGTCGTCGGCGAGGACGCCGTGTCCGCCGCTGCCCGGGTCGGTGACGTAGCTGATCGAGACCTCGACCGTCTTGCCGGCGTAGGCGCTCAGGTCGAAGTTCACCTGCTGCCACCCGTTGGAGGTGCCGGTGAGGCTGTTCCAGGTGCCGGTGGTGCCGGTCGCGGTGCAGCCGTCGTCCGCCACGGTGAGGTAGTGCTTCAGCCAGGGGTGCTCGTTGACGTAGTACCCGGCCTGGCACTCCGCCGGAACGGCCGTTGTGGTGGCGCCGCCCGACTCGGGGAGGGTCGTCCAGTCGTCGGCGCCCGTGGTGCGGGCCTCGACGATGGCGTGGTCGTAGCCGGACTCGGTGTCCCAGAGGAGATGGGTGCGCAGGGTCGGCTTCTCGGCCGCAGTGGTGCCGGTGAGGTCCACGGTGCGGGTGAGGCGCTTGTAGGCGTCGTCGGTGTGGACGGCGGCGGCCATCGACGAGCCCGCGTACGGGCCGTACGGGTTGACCGTGCCGGCGAACTGCCCGGCGCCCTTGCTCGCGAACTGCGGGAACGCGTCGGTCCCCAGTTCGTCGGAGGTGACGCTGTAGGTGCCGGCCTTGTCCAGCGGGTTGCCGGGGGCCGCGCCCAGCGGGCTGCTGACGCCGCCCAGCTCGCCGGAGCCGGTGAAGCCGGTGGCCCCGGGGGTGGCGGTGCGGGTGTAGGCGCCCAGGTAGTACTGGCCGAAGTCGTTCGACAGCGCGCCGCCGAGATCGACGTTGCCGCCGGCCTGCTCACCGGCCTCGATCAGCCGGCCGCCCTCGTTGAGGAAGGCCCGCAGCTGCAGCTGGGTGGCGACACCCGGGACGTCCGCGCCCATGTAGTGGACGACGGTGTCGAAGTGGCTCAGCACACCGAGCGCGTCCGGCGCGCCCTGCTTGGCGACGTCCCAGACGACCGCCTTGCGGCCGCTCGCCTTGAGCGCGTCCACGTACGTCTGTGCCTGCGTGGCGGCAGCGCCCTCCTCGGCGACGACGAGGGTGTTCGCCCGGGGCCGTTCGGCGACGGTGTAGGTGAAGCGCTCGCTGGAGAGCTTCTTGCCGTTCCTCGCCTCGCCGGTGAACCACACCTCGACCTTGTCGCCCGGCTCGCCGTCCTTGACCTTCGCCCGGTACTCGTCGAAGTAGAGGTTGTCCTCACCGCCGTAGGTCTCGCCGCCCTTCCAGGGCTTGAGCGCCATGTCCTCGGTGCGGCCGCCGTTCACGCGGTACTTGAGTTCCTTGTCGCGTACGGACTTCCGTACGACGACGGAGACCTCCTGGTCGGCGCCGCGGGAGTACGACGTGCCGAACGCGGCCGGGGTGAAGTCGGCGGCGTTCAGGCCGACCGACGACGACGGCCGGTCGGGGCGCGCGGCGGACTCCGCGACGGAGAGCGCGAACGGGACGTTCTTGGCGTACTCCTGCTGGATCAGTTTCTCGTCGTCCGGGAAGGTGAAGACCGACTGGCAGTCGGACGCCTTCCACTGGTCGTTCGGGTCGAGGTCCGAGACGGTCTGGCAGGTCGACATCTCAGGGGTGAACATCGCCAGGCCGTTGACGTTCGCCGCGTGGCCGTCGGCCTCGCCGTTGGTGGTGTACAGCTCGGAGGAGAGCTGCGGGTGGTAGCCGGGGATCGCGGAGTTGTCGGGCGTACCGGCCAGCGCCTCGTAGACGACGTCGTCCGGGGTGTGCGTGGCCACCTGCCAGCCGACTCCGTAGAGGATGAGCTCGGCGGCGGAGTGGTAGTTGATGCCGTAGGTGAAACCGATCCGCTTCTGGAAGGCGTCCAGGGCCTTGGTCTCCGGCTCGGAGTTCGGACCCGCGCCGCGGTAGGTCTGGCTGGTGGGGTTGGGGGACGAGCCCTCGTCGTCGTAGCCCCACTTGTAGGCGAAGTTGCGGTTGAGGTCGACCCCGTCGCCGGTGGTGATGGTGCCGTCGCCGTTGACGTCCCGCAGGTTTTTGCGCCACTGGCGGTTGGCGGGGTCGGCGAAGGTGTAGTCGTAGCCGTCGGGGTTGGCCGAGAGCAGGAACCACAGTTCGGTGGAGTCGACGATCTTCTTGACGCGCCGGTCCTTCTTGTAGTTGTCCAGGTAGTGGTGCATCAGGCGCCGGGTCATCTCCGGCGTGATCCACTCGCGCGCGTGCTGGTTGGACATGTAGAGGACGGAGGGCTTGGAGCCGTCCTTCGTCTTCTTCGCGCCCTTGGTGAGCTTCAGCGCGAGGATGTCCTGGCCCTTGATCGTCTTGCCGATGGAGACGACCTTGGTGAGGCCCGGGTTCTCCTGCGCGGTCCGCAGGAGTTCCTCCCGCAGGCCGCCCTTGCCGCTGTACGGGCGGAACACGCCCTCGGCGGCGTCCTCGACGCGGGCCTCGGCCCGGGCGGAGACCTTGTGCTCGGTGAGGTCGACGCCCTGCCTCTCCAGCTTCTTCGCCTGCTGGTCCGTCAGATAGGCCTCGACGGTCGCGGTGCCCTTCTCGGGCACCCGCTCGCTCAGTTCGTGGCCGTCCTGGCCGGCGGCCAGCAGCAGGGGTACCTGCTTCTGGGTGACCTCGGCGCGGAACACCTTGACCTCGTCCGGGTCGGACGAGGTCGGAGGTACCGGTTGTGCCTGGGCGATGGGTGCGAAGCTCGCTCCGCCGATCAGGAGCGCGCCGACAGCGAGGATCGATCTCGCTCTTCGTCTCATGAACCCCCCTAGCGTGGGTCCGCCACAGCAGCGAACAGATGCCAGGCTCATGACAGACCATGATCGAGTCAAGGGTGCCTCAGCGACACGCGAAAGCCGGTGCCGGTCACCCAAGTGGGCTCCGGCACCGGCTTCCTGACGTTGTGTGGGATCAGCCCACCAGGTTGTCGGCAAGCTCCTCGCTGAGGTTGGCCTCCGTGCCCGGGATGCCGAGGTCGGAGGCCCTCTTGTCGGCCATGGCCAGCAGGCGGCGGATCCGGCCGGCGACCGCGTCCTTGGTCAGCGGCGGGTCGGCGAGCGCGCCCAGCTCCTCCAGGGAGGCCTGCTTGTGCTCCATGCGCAGCCGGCCTGCGGCAGCCAGGTGCTCGGGCACGTCGTCGGCGAGGATCTCCAGGGCGCGCTGCACCCGGGCGCCCGCGGCGACGGCCGCACGGGCCGACCGGCGCAGGTTGGCGTCGTCGAAGTTGGCGAGCCGGTTCGCCGTGGCACGCACCTCGCGGCGCATCCGGCGCTCCTCCCAGGCCAGCACCGACTCGTGCGCGCCGAGGCGGGTCAGCAGGGCGCCGATCGCGTCACCGTCCCGGACGACGACCCGGTCCACGCCGCGCACCTCGCGGGCCTTCGCGGCGATCGACAGCCGGCGGGCGGCGCCGACCAGGGCGAGCGCCGCCTCGGGGCCCGGGCAGGTGACCTCCAGGGAGGAGGAGCGGCCGGGCTCGGTGAGCGAGCCGTGCGCCAGGAACGCGCCACGCCAGGCGGCCTCGGCGTCGCAGGTGGCCCCCGAGACCACCTGCGGCGGCAGGCCGCGGATCGGGCGGCCCCGCCCGTCGACCAGGCCGGTCTGGCGCGCGAGCTGGTCGCCGCCCGCCACCACCCGCACGACGTAGCGCGAGCCGCGGCGCAGCCCGCCCGGTGCCATCACGATCAGTTCGGAGCTGTGGCCGAAGATCTCCAGGATGTCCCGCTTGAGGCGGCGGGCCGCCATCGCCGTGTCCAGCTCCGCCTCGATCACGATCCGACCGCTCACCAGGTGGAGGCCGCCGGCGAACCGCAGGATGGCGGAGACCTCCGCCTTTCTGCAGCAGGTCCGGGTGACGGGGAGCCGGGAGATCTCATCCTTCACCGCTGCCGTCATCGCCATGGGCCGATCCTTCCATGCATCCGAAAAATACGGTCGTACGCGGCGGCCAACAGCTCCGGGTCGTGCCTCGGGGTTCCGTCGGGTCTGGCCACCGGCGCCAGCTCGACCGCGGCCCCGAACCGCTTCGCGGCATCGGTCAGCAAGTCGCGGTCGGGCACGGCGGCCTCGTCGGCCAGCACCACGTCCAGGGCGAGTTTAGGGGCGTGTCGTCCCAAAACCTCCAAATGACGCTGCGGGGAGAAGCCGTCGGTTTCTCCGGGCTGCGGCGCGAGGTTCAGGGAGAGTACCCGGCGGGCCTTCGTCTGGCTGAGCGCGTCCAGCAGCTCGGGCACGAGCAGGTGCGGGATGACCGAGGAGAACCAGGAGCCGGGGCCGAGCACCACCCAGTCGGCGTCCAGCACGGCCTCGACCGCCTCGGGCACCGCCGGCGGGTCGTTCGGCACGAGGTGCACGGACTGCACCTCGCCCGGAGTGAGGGCGACGGTCGCCTGTCCGCGGACCGTGTCGACCTCCTCCGGGCGCGCCGGGTCGTGGCCCTTGACCAGCGCCTGGAGCTCCAGCGGCACGGCGGACATCGGCAGCACGCGGCCCTGGGCGCCCAGCAGCCGCCCGACCAGGTCGAGGGCCTGCACGTGGTCGCCGAGCTGCTCCCACAGGGCGACGATCAGCAGATTGCCGACCGCGTGTTCGTGCAGGTCGCCCTGCGACTGGAAGCGGTGCTGGATGACCCGGGCC
It encodes the following:
- a CDS encoding phosphoglycerate kinase; its protein translation is MKTIDELLSEGVAGKRVFVRADLNVPLDGTRITDDGRIRAVLPTVKALADAGARVVVASHLGRPKGAPDPNFSLAPAAGRLGELLGSDVAFATDTVDESARATVAGLADGQVAVVENLRFNAGETSKDDAERGAFADQLAALADLYVGDGFGAVHRKHASVFDLPARLPHYAGHLIATEVGVLRKLTDDVKRPYAVVLGGAKVSDKLAVIDQLLGKADRLLIGGGMVFTFLKAKGHEIGSSLVQEDQLPVVREYIERAEKNGVELVLPTDVVVAPEFPDLKTKAPGRPSTVAADAMPAGQMGLDIGPESRKLYASKIADAATVFWNGPMGVFEHPDFAEGTKAVAQALLDSQAFTVVGGGDSAAAVRILGFDENAFGHISTGGGASLEYLEGKTLPGLAALED
- a CDS encoding MFS transporter, with product MATVEVGSSAPAAWRGGFGRLWSAAVLSSFGDALRTAALPLLAVTLTDDPLLIASVTACGYLPWLLFGLLGGAVADRVDRRRAMWTVDALRGLLVAAFAVAVALGHASIALLIVLAFALTTLQTLFDNAATALLPALVDRDGLGSANARLMTGQRIAGGLLGGPVVPLLLAAGAAMPFAVDAVTFLLAAALIATLPATAPDREPRPAGSTLRREIAEGLRVLTRDRALRGLCTATALCNIGMGALVATLVILVTGWLDAGNAGYAVAMTAYTVGSLAGGAAGGRLVARFGRMCLVLVAGTAQTAALVVMGSVRSMVALVAALAVFGFMGMVWNVNTTTLMQQRTPAELLGRVSSAFRTLAVAGAPLGALLGGAVAAAWGENTPALLAAAFFVLSVTALIPARRSDVPVVAPDDGATTGHGNR
- a CDS encoding M14 family metallopeptidase, giving the protein MRRRARSILAVGALLIGGASFAPIAQAQPVPPTSSDPDEVKVFRAEVTQKQVPLLLAAGQDGHELSERVPEKGTATVEAYLTDQQAKKLERQGVDLTEHKVSARAEARVEDAAEGVFRPYSGKGGLREELLRTAQENPGLTKVVSIGKTIKGQDILALKLTKGAKKTKDGSKPSVLYMSNQHAREWITPEMTRRLMHHYLDNYKKDRRVKKIVDSTELWFLLSANPDGYDYTFADPANRQWRKNLRDVNGDGTITTGDGVDLNRNFAYKWGYDDEGSSPNPTSQTYRGAGPNSEPETKALDAFQKRIGFTYGINYHSAAELILYGVGWQVATHTPDDVVYEALAGTPDNSAIPGYHPQLSSELYTTNGEADGHAANVNGLAMFTPEMSTCQTVSDLDPNDQWKASDCQSVFTFPDDEKLIQQEYAKNVPFALSVAESAARPDRPSSSVGLNAADFTPAAFGTSYSRGADQEVSVVVRKSVRDKELKYRVNGGRTEDMALKPWKGGETYGGEDNLYFDEYRAKVKDGEPGDKVEVWFTGEARNGKKLSSERFTYTVAERPRANTLVVAEEGAAATQAQTYVDALKASGRKAVVWDVAKQGAPDALGVLSHFDTVVHYMGADVPGVATQLQLRAFLNEGGRLIEAGEQAGGNVDLGGALSNDFGQYYLGAYTRTATPGATGFTGSGELGGVSSPLGAAPGNPLDKAGTYSVTSDELGTDAFPQFASKGAGQFAGTVNPYGPYAGSSMAAAVHTDDAYKRLTRTVDLTGTTAAEKPTLRTHLLWDTESGYDHAIVEARTTGADDWTTLPESGGATTTAVPAECQAGYYVNEHPWLKHYLTVADDGCTATGTTGTWNSLTGTSNGWQQVNFDLSAYAGKTVEVSISYVTDPGSGGHGVLADDASLVVGGTAKETEGFETSLGAWKVTGPPQGSPAVLKDWARTGALFQTYGAVTTDDTVLLGFGLEHVTAAADRTALMRKALASLDG
- the whiA gene encoding DNA-binding protein WhiA; this translates as MAMTAAVKDEISRLPVTRTCCRKAEVSAILRFAGGLHLVSGRIVIEAELDTAMAARRLKRDILEIFGHSSELIVMAPGGLRRGSRYVVRVVAGGDQLARQTGLVDGRGRPIRGLPPQVVSGATCDAEAAWRGAFLAHGSLTEPGRSSSLEVTCPGPEAALALVGAARRLSIAAKAREVRGVDRVVVRDGDAIGALLTRLGAHESVLAWEERRMRREVRATANRLANFDDANLRRSARAAVAAGARVQRALEILADDVPEHLAAAGRLRMEHKQASLEELGALADPPLTKDAVAGRIRRLLAMADKRASDLGIPGTEANLSEELADNLVG
- the gap gene encoding type I glyceraldehyde-3-phosphate dehydrogenase, translated to MTIRVGINGFGRIGRNYFRALLEQGADIEIVAVNDLGDTATTAHLLKYDTILGRLKQEVTHTADTITVDGKTIKVLAERNPADIPWGELGVDIVIESTGIFTKKADAEKHIAGGAKKVLISAPAKDEDVTIVMGVNQDTYDPANHHVISNASCTTNCVAPMAKVLDENFGIVKGLMTTVHAYTNDQRILDFPHKDLRRARAAAENIIPTTTGAAKATALVLPQLKGKLDGMAMRVPVPTGSVTDLVLELSREVTKEEVNAAFQKAAEGELKGILEYTEDPIVSSDIVNAPASCTFDSSLTMVQEGKSVKVIGWYDNEWGYSNRLVDLTVFVGNQL
- a CDS encoding RNA polymerase-binding protein RbpA, translating into MASGNAIRGSRVGAGPMGEAERGESAPRLRISFWCSNGHETQPSFASDAQVPDTWDCPRCGFPAGQDRDNPPAPPRTEPYKTHLAYVRERRSDADGEAILAEALAKLRGEI
- the tpiA gene encoding triose-phosphate isomerase translates to MSTRTPLMAGNWKMNLNHLEAIAHVQKLAFALADKDYEAVEVAVLPPFTDLRSVQTLVDGDKLKIKYGAQDISAHDSGAFTGEISGPMLAKLKCTYVAIGHSERRQYHAETDELVNAKVKAAYKHGLTPILCVGEELEVREAGNHVSHTLAQVEGGLKDLPAEQAETVVIAYEPVWAIGTGKVCGAEDAQEVCAAIRGKIAELYSQDLADKVRIQYGGSVKAGNVAEIMAQADIDGALVGGASLDADEFVKIVRFRDQ
- the secG gene encoding preprotein translocase subunit SecG — its product is MVLGFSIALIVFSLLLMLLVLMHKGKGGGLSDMFGGGMQSSVGGSSVAERNLDRITVVIGLLWFACIVVLGILMKVNN
- the pgi gene encoding glucose-6-phosphate isomerase translates to MNADGRTRLNQTPEWTALAKHREELGDIRLRELFAADPGRGGAYSLRVGDLYIDYSKHLVTDDTLRLLRELAAATDVFGLRDAMFRGEKINTTEDRAVLHTALRAPRDAVIEVDGENVVPDVHAVLDKMADFANRVRSGEWTGHTGKRIRNVVNIGIGGSDLGPAMAYEVLRSFTDRSLTVRFVSNVDGADLHEAVRDLDPAETLFVIASKTFTTIETVTNATSARSWLLDALAEEAAVARHFVALSTNAEKVAEFGIDTANMFEFWDWVGGRYSYDSAIGLALMIAIGPDRFREMLDGFRIVDEHFRTAPAESNAPLLLGLLGIWYGNFHDAQSHAVLPYSHYLSKFTAYLQQLDMESNGKSVDREGNPVDWQTGPVVWGTPGTNGQHAYYQLIHQGTKLIPADFIGFARPVDELSDELKAQHDLLMANFFAQTQALAFGKTPEEVRAEGVPQELVPHKTFQGNHPTTTILAPELTPSVLGQLVALYEHKVFVQGAVWNIDSFDQWGVELGKVLAKRVEPALTEGAEVEGLDASTRALVAAYRELRGRQ